A genomic segment from Phragmites australis chromosome 6, lpPhrAust1.1, whole genome shotgun sequence encodes:
- the LOC133922395 gene encoding probable serine/threonine-protein kinase SIS8 isoform X2, which produces MRSSSHTRTRTRARLGGWAGPDRDRIGAGGEGNPSHAAPPSMSRMKHLLRKLHLAGAGGGAGAAPDHHRPRHRRSGHPTPLAPRVVAAAGAGAGAGAGAEPAPAAAAAAVPAAAGEPRGALGAEAAMTRLEEDYQVRLALAISASDHAGIVDADSVQIRAAERISLGGGAAAAGGDRSPEEALSARYWNHSVVNYDEKLGDGFYDVCGAQLHPGFQAKFPSLNYLRAVPAGCDFAFLAVLVNRQRDPALERLEDRAVVIAAQSRAQHGRAASAELVQKIAGLVVDAMGGPVEDADGMNREWSVKSRELSLQLNSVVLPLGLLRVGLSRHRALLFKVLADRVNLPCKLVKGICYTGTDEGAINLVKVDFDSTEYIIDLMGAPGTLIPSDISGSQFQDSNNSQLSSDAIEESVVELCLALEQINGGYENRHDIGGSSSDQSSVLVLATSQLEDLSQTENSLKQSVISQKGQFNVLNIEGDISDNMKVNDVSKYSVHGLLLESGASLPTDLLCDQNSRNVHGNREIGIKTSEDKESAGLLLVAQTSQNLPNGFVAKDSPSQLDSTRALTALSCYQNIPLAPYEKVQHPAENTEEIIRDLDLHDHTSSAISNGNLDKLSWSSTKTISSVIDDAAEYEIPWEDLDIGERIGLGSYGEVYHADWNGTEVAVKKFLDQDLSGVSLEQFKCEVRIMSRLRHPNVVLFLGYVTQPPNLSILTEYLPRGSLYRLLHRPNSQIDEIRRLKMALDVAKGMNYLHSSHPTIVHRDLKSPNLLVDKNWVVKVSDFGMSRLKHHTFLSSKSTAGTPEWMAPEVLRNELSNEKCDVYSFGVILWELATLRVPWSGLNPMQVVGAVGFQNRRLDIPKEVDPQVASIISSCWENDPSKRPSFSQLLSPLKQLQRLVVTESC; this is translated from the exons CCACACGCGTACGCGTACGCGCGCGCGATTGGGTGGTTGGGCTGGACCGGATCGTGATCGGATCGGCGCCGGAGGAGAAGGCAATCCATCGCATGCCGCTCCGCCGTCCATGTCGCGCATGAAGCACCTTCTGCGCAAGCTCcacctcgccggcgccggcgggggcgcgggcgcggcgccCGACCACCACCGCCCGCGGCACAGGCGCTCGGGGCACCCGACGCCCCTGGCGCCGCGGGTCgtcgcggcggcgggggcgggggcgggggcgggggcgggggccgAGCCGGCGccagcggctgcggcggcggcggtgcccgcggcggcgggggagccGAGGGGGGCCCTGGGGGCGGAGGCGGCGATGACGCGGCTGGAGGAGGACTACCAGGTGCGCCTCGCCCTCGCGATCTCGGCGTCGGACCACGCGGGGATCGTCGACGCGGACTCCGTCCAGATCCGCGCGGCCGAGCGCATCAGCCTCGGCGgaggcgccgcggcggcgggcggggaCCGGAGCCCCGAGGAGGCCCTCTCCGCGCGGTACTGGAACCACAGCGTCGTCAACTACGACGAGAAGCTGGGGGACGGGTTCTACGACGTGTGTGGCGCGCAGCTGCATCCCGGCTTCCAAGCCAAGTTCCCCTCCCTGAACTACCTCAGGGCGGTTCCGGCAGGATGCGATTTTGCCTTTCTGGCAGTTCTGGTGAACCGGCAGCGCGATCCTGCCCTAGAACGCCTGGAAGATAGGGCTGTGGTGATTGCTGCGCAGAGTAGGGCACAACATGGCCGTGCTGCTTCGGCGGAGCTTGTGCAGAAGATTGCGGGTCTCGTGGTTGATGCGATGGGCGGTCCGGTGGAGGATGCCGATGGTATGAACAGGGAATGGAGCGTGAAGAGCCGTGAGCTCTCTCTCCAGCTAAACAGCGTTGTTCTGCCTCTTGGTTTGCTTCGGGTTGGGCTGTCACGCCACAGAGCTCTGCTGTTTAAG GTACTAGCTGACCGAGTTAATCTGCCATGTAAGCTTGTGAAAGGAATATGTTATACTGGAACAGATGAAGGAGCTATTAACTTGGTTAAAGTTGATTTTGACAG CACCGAATATATAATTGATCTGATGGGGGCTCCAGGAACCTTAATCCCTTCAGATATTTCTGGCAGTCAGTTTCAGGATTCGAACAATAGTCAACTGAGCAGTGATGCCATTGAAGAGAGTGTCGTGGAACTATGCTTAGCTCTTGAGCAGATTAATGGTGGATATGAGAATAGACATGACATTGGAGGGAGCTCATCTGATCAAAGTTCTGTTCTAGTGCTCGCAACTTCACAGCTTGAAGATTTATCTCAAACAGAGAACTCACTTAAACAAAGTGTTATCTCTCAAAAGGGACAATTCAATGTGCTCAACATTGAAGGGGATATTTCTGATAATATGAAAGTCAATGATGTTTCCAAGTATAGTGTGC ATGGCTTACTTTTGGAGAGTGGTGCATCGCTACCCACTGATTTATTATGTGATCAAAATAGTCGTAACGTTCATGGGAATAGAGAAATAGGCATAAAGACTTCTGAAGATAAAGAAAGTGCAGGATTGTTGCTAGTTGCTCAAACAAGTCAAAATTTGCCAAATGGTTTCGTGGCTAAAGATTCTCCATCACAACTCGACAGTACCAGAGCACTAACAGCATTGAGCTGTTACCAGAATATTCCCTTGGCACCTTATGAAAAAGTACAACACCCTGCGGAAAATACAGAAGAAATTATCAGAGATTTGGACTTGCATGATCATACATCTAGTGCAATTTCCAATGGAAATTTGGACAAGTTGAGCTGGTCTAGTACGAAAACAATCAGCTCTGTTATAGATGATGCTGCTGAATATGAAATACCATGGGAAGATCTTGATATTGGAGAGCGTATTGGTCTAG GTTCATATGGGGAGGTATATCATGCCGATTGGAATGGCACT GAGGTTGCAGTGAAGAAATTTCTTGACCAGGATTTATCAGGTGtttcactagagcaatttaaaTGTGAA GTCAGAATCATGTCAAGACTAAGGCACCCGAATGTTGTTCTTTTCTTGGGATATGTGACACAACCGCCAAATCTCTCTATATTAACTGAGTACCTCCCAAG GGGGAGCCTATATCGCCTGTTGCATCGGCCAAATAGTCAAATTGATGAAATACGGAGGCTAAAAATGGCACTAGATGTG GCAAAAGGGATGAACTACTTGCACTCTAGCCATCCTACCATCGTTCATCGTGACCTGAAATCCCCAAACCTTTTAGTGGATAAAAATTGGGTTGTTAAG GTGTCTGATTTTGGCATGTCAAGGTTGAAACATCATACTTTTCTTTCTTCCAAGTCAACTGCTGGAACG CCAGAGTGGATGGCACCGGAGGTACTACGTAATGAACTATCTAACGAGAA GTGTGACGTCTATAGTTTTGGAGTAATCCTTTGGGAACTAGCAACCTTGCGTGTACCATGGAGTGGGTTGAATCCAATGCAAGTTGTAGGAGCAGTTGGGTTCCAAAACAGACGACTAGACATCCCCAAGGAAGTGGATCCACAGGTGGCTAGcataatatcttcatgttggGAAAA TGATCCAAGCAAAAGGCCGTCGTTTTCCCAGCTCTTGTCACCTCTAAAGCAACTACAGCGTTTAGTTGTTACAGAAAGCTGTTGA
- the LOC133922395 gene encoding probable serine/threonine-protein kinase SIS8 isoform X1, giving the protein MRSSSHTRTRTRARLGGWAGPDRDRIGAGGEGNPSHAAPPSMSRMKHLLRKLHLAGAGGGAGAAPDHHRPRHRRSGHPTPLAPRVVAAAGAGAGAGAGAEPAPAAAAAAVPAAAGEPRGALGAEAAMTRLEEDYQVRLALAISASDHAGIVDADSVQIRAAERISLGGGAAAAGGDRSPEEALSARYWNHSVVNYDEKLGDGFYDVCGAQLHPGFQAKFPSLNYLRAVPAGCDFAFLAVLVNRQRDPALERLEDRAVVIAAQSRAQHGRAASAELVQKIAGLVVDAMGGPVEDADGMNREWSVKSRELSLQLNSVVLPLGLLRVGLSRHRALLFKVLADRVNLPCKLVKGICYTGTDEGAINLVKVDFDSTEYIIDLMGAPGTLIPSDISGSQFQDSNNSQLSSDAIEESVVELCLALEQINGGYENRHDIGGSSSDQSSVLVLATSQLEDLSQTENSLKQSVISQKGQFNVLNIEGDISDNMKVNDVSKYSVPGVVDPLFAQNLHGLLLESGASLPTDLLCDQNSRNVHGNREIGIKTSEDKESAGLLLVAQTSQNLPNGFVAKDSPSQLDSTRALTALSCYQNIPLAPYEKVQHPAENTEEIIRDLDLHDHTSSAISNGNLDKLSWSSTKTISSVIDDAAEYEIPWEDLDIGERIGLGSYGEVYHADWNGTEVAVKKFLDQDLSGVSLEQFKCEVRIMSRLRHPNVVLFLGYVTQPPNLSILTEYLPRGSLYRLLHRPNSQIDEIRRLKMALDVAKGMNYLHSSHPTIVHRDLKSPNLLVDKNWVVKVSDFGMSRLKHHTFLSSKSTAGTPEWMAPEVLRNELSNEKCDVYSFGVILWELATLRVPWSGLNPMQVVGAVGFQNRRLDIPKEVDPQVASIISSCWENDPSKRPSFSQLLSPLKQLQRLVVTESC; this is encoded by the exons CCACACGCGTACGCGTACGCGCGCGCGATTGGGTGGTTGGGCTGGACCGGATCGTGATCGGATCGGCGCCGGAGGAGAAGGCAATCCATCGCATGCCGCTCCGCCGTCCATGTCGCGCATGAAGCACCTTCTGCGCAAGCTCcacctcgccggcgccggcgggggcgcgggcgcggcgccCGACCACCACCGCCCGCGGCACAGGCGCTCGGGGCACCCGACGCCCCTGGCGCCGCGGGTCgtcgcggcggcgggggcgggggcgggggcgggggcgggggccgAGCCGGCGccagcggctgcggcggcggcggtgcccgcggcggcgggggagccGAGGGGGGCCCTGGGGGCGGAGGCGGCGATGACGCGGCTGGAGGAGGACTACCAGGTGCGCCTCGCCCTCGCGATCTCGGCGTCGGACCACGCGGGGATCGTCGACGCGGACTCCGTCCAGATCCGCGCGGCCGAGCGCATCAGCCTCGGCGgaggcgccgcggcggcgggcggggaCCGGAGCCCCGAGGAGGCCCTCTCCGCGCGGTACTGGAACCACAGCGTCGTCAACTACGACGAGAAGCTGGGGGACGGGTTCTACGACGTGTGTGGCGCGCAGCTGCATCCCGGCTTCCAAGCCAAGTTCCCCTCCCTGAACTACCTCAGGGCGGTTCCGGCAGGATGCGATTTTGCCTTTCTGGCAGTTCTGGTGAACCGGCAGCGCGATCCTGCCCTAGAACGCCTGGAAGATAGGGCTGTGGTGATTGCTGCGCAGAGTAGGGCACAACATGGCCGTGCTGCTTCGGCGGAGCTTGTGCAGAAGATTGCGGGTCTCGTGGTTGATGCGATGGGCGGTCCGGTGGAGGATGCCGATGGTATGAACAGGGAATGGAGCGTGAAGAGCCGTGAGCTCTCTCTCCAGCTAAACAGCGTTGTTCTGCCTCTTGGTTTGCTTCGGGTTGGGCTGTCACGCCACAGAGCTCTGCTGTTTAAG GTACTAGCTGACCGAGTTAATCTGCCATGTAAGCTTGTGAAAGGAATATGTTATACTGGAACAGATGAAGGAGCTATTAACTTGGTTAAAGTTGATTTTGACAG CACCGAATATATAATTGATCTGATGGGGGCTCCAGGAACCTTAATCCCTTCAGATATTTCTGGCAGTCAGTTTCAGGATTCGAACAATAGTCAACTGAGCAGTGATGCCATTGAAGAGAGTGTCGTGGAACTATGCTTAGCTCTTGAGCAGATTAATGGTGGATATGAGAATAGACATGACATTGGAGGGAGCTCATCTGATCAAAGTTCTGTTCTAGTGCTCGCAACTTCACAGCTTGAAGATTTATCTCAAACAGAGAACTCACTTAAACAAAGTGTTATCTCTCAAAAGGGACAATTCAATGTGCTCAACATTGAAGGGGATATTTCTGATAATATGAAAGTCAATGATGTTTCCAAGTATAGTGTGCCTGGAGTAGTGGACCCACTGTTTGCACAAAATTTGCATGGCTTACTTTTGGAGAGTGGTGCATCGCTACCCACTGATTTATTATGTGATCAAAATAGTCGTAACGTTCATGGGAATAGAGAAATAGGCATAAAGACTTCTGAAGATAAAGAAAGTGCAGGATTGTTGCTAGTTGCTCAAACAAGTCAAAATTTGCCAAATGGTTTCGTGGCTAAAGATTCTCCATCACAACTCGACAGTACCAGAGCACTAACAGCATTGAGCTGTTACCAGAATATTCCCTTGGCACCTTATGAAAAAGTACAACACCCTGCGGAAAATACAGAAGAAATTATCAGAGATTTGGACTTGCATGATCATACATCTAGTGCAATTTCCAATGGAAATTTGGACAAGTTGAGCTGGTCTAGTACGAAAACAATCAGCTCTGTTATAGATGATGCTGCTGAATATGAAATACCATGGGAAGATCTTGATATTGGAGAGCGTATTGGTCTAG GTTCATATGGGGAGGTATATCATGCCGATTGGAATGGCACT GAGGTTGCAGTGAAGAAATTTCTTGACCAGGATTTATCAGGTGtttcactagagcaatttaaaTGTGAA GTCAGAATCATGTCAAGACTAAGGCACCCGAATGTTGTTCTTTTCTTGGGATATGTGACACAACCGCCAAATCTCTCTATATTAACTGAGTACCTCCCAAG GGGGAGCCTATATCGCCTGTTGCATCGGCCAAATAGTCAAATTGATGAAATACGGAGGCTAAAAATGGCACTAGATGTG GCAAAAGGGATGAACTACTTGCACTCTAGCCATCCTACCATCGTTCATCGTGACCTGAAATCCCCAAACCTTTTAGTGGATAAAAATTGGGTTGTTAAG GTGTCTGATTTTGGCATGTCAAGGTTGAAACATCATACTTTTCTTTCTTCCAAGTCAACTGCTGGAACG CCAGAGTGGATGGCACCGGAGGTACTACGTAATGAACTATCTAACGAGAA GTGTGACGTCTATAGTTTTGGAGTAATCCTTTGGGAACTAGCAACCTTGCGTGTACCATGGAGTGGGTTGAATCCAATGCAAGTTGTAGGAGCAGTTGGGTTCCAAAACAGACGACTAGACATCCCCAAGGAAGTGGATCCACAGGTGGCTAGcataatatcttcatgttggGAAAA TGATCCAAGCAAAAGGCCGTCGTTTTCCCAGCTCTTGTCACCTCTAAAGCAACTACAGCGTTTAGTTGTTACAGAAAGCTGTTGA
- the LOC133922396 gene encoding elongation factor 1-gamma 2 — translation MTLVLHANSGNKNAFKTLIAAEYSGIKVELVKDFQMGVSNKTPEFVKMNPLGKVPVLETPDGPIFESNAIARYVARLKADNPLYGSSLIDYAHIEQWMDFAATEVDANIGKWLYPRLGFYPYAAVSEETAIFALKRALGSLNTHLASNTYLVGHSVTLADIVLTCNLYIGFVLILTKSFTSEFPHVERYFWTMVNQPNFKKVFIDVKQAESVPPVQKKAAPAKEQKPKVAKKEAPKEAPKPKAVEKPEEEEEAPKPKPKNPLDLLPPSKMILDEWKRLYSNTKTNFREVAIKGFWDMYDPEGYSLWFCDYKYNDENTVSFVTMNKVGGFLQRMDLCRKYAFGKMLVIGSEPPFKVKGLWLFRGLEIPKFVMDEVYDMELYEWTKVDISDEAQKERVSAMIEDLEPFEGESLLDAKCFK, via the exons ATGACGCTG GTACTGCATGCTAACAGTGGTAACAAAAATGCATTCAAGACACTTATTGCCGCGGAGTACAGTGGCATCAAGGTTGAGTTGGTAAAGGACTTCCAGATGGGTGTCTCCAACAAGACTCCTGAATTTGTCAAGATGAACCCTCTTGGGAAG GTTCCTGTCCTGGAGACTCCTGATGGTCCTATTTTTGAGAGCAATGCGATCGCACGATACG TTGCTCGCTTGAAGGCCGACAATCCACTTTATGGATCTTCACTGATTGATTAT gCCCACATTGAACAATGGATGGACTTTGCTGCGACAGAGGTTGATGCTAACATTGGAAAATGGCTGTACCCACGGCTTGGATTTTATCCCTATGCTGCTGTG AGTGAGGAAACAGCCATTTTCGCTTTGAAGAGAGCATTGGGTTCCCTCAACACACACCTTGCATCGAACACATACCTTGTTGGGCATTCTGTGACTCTTGCTGATATTGTGTTGACATGCAACCTCTACATAGGCTTTGTTCTGATTTTGACCAAGAGTTTTACCTCGGAGTTCCCTCATGTTGAGAGGTACTTTTGGACCATGGTTAATCAGCCGAACTTCAAGAAGGTCTTCATTGATGTGAAGCAGGCGGAATCTGTCCCGCCTGTTCAAAAGAAGGCTGCACCAGCAAAGGAGCAAAAGCCGAAGGTAGCCAAAAAGGAGGCCCCAAAAGAGGCCCCGAAGCCAAAGGCGGTTGAGAAaccagaggaggaagaggaggcacCAAAGCCAAAGCCAAAGAATCCTCTTGATTTGCTCCCTCCAAGCAAGATGATCCTTGATGAGTGGAAGAGGCTATACTCAAACACAAAAACCAACTTCCGCGAAGTTGCTATTAAAG GTTTCTGGGATATGTACGACCCAGAGGGCTACTCTCTGTGGTTCTGTGACTACAAGTACAATGATGAGAACACTGTGTCCTTTGTGACCATGAACAAGGTTGGTGGATTCCTGCAGCGAATGGACCTGTGCCGCAAGTATGCCTTTGGCAAGATGCTCGTTATTGGCTCTGAGCCACCTTTCAAGGTCAAGGGGCTTTGGCTCTTCCGTGGCCTTGAGATCCCCAAGTTTGTCATGGATGAGGTCTACGACATGGAGCTCTATGAGTGGACCAAGGTTGACATCTCCGACGAGGCCCAGAAGGAGCGTGTCAGTGCCATGATTGAGGATCTGGAGCCCTTCGAGGGCGAGTCCTTGCTGGATGCGAAATGCTTCAAGTGA